One genomic window of Polyangium aurulentum includes the following:
- a CDS encoding ATP-binding protein, translating into MAQPSKIEISGEPVDLSACEREPIHIPGSVQPHGVLVSLLEPELRIVQASESTAAWLDVDARALVGTPVKALLDADSAAWLGRAVRRPSLRAVTPAQIKVAGRPFETVLHRSEGLVVLELEQALHDEEQASGCIEDVLERLQCARSLSELFELSVRDMKRLSGYDRVMVYRFHDDGHGEVVAEAREPEMEPYLHLHYPASDIPPQARRLYASNCIRLIRDIEYRPSPIHPPNNPLTGRPLDLSYAMLRSVSPVHVEYLRNMGVRASLTISLFCEGQLYGLIACHHRTPHLVSYYRRGICDLVGRVVSLQIELRTRHEQAEQRLHAVQVTGSAVEQMTSAGAQRPLVDNISTLFGLVDATGVAVVDGEIAVEGKTPKAEDITAITEWMRTNIRSPVFATDCLAEHLPWAASLAPVASGLLAVALAPELGTFLLWFRAELLRTVRWGGDPNVPATVDPRTLRLCPRTSFAIWQQTVRGRSHPWQSWEVATAGEMRGAMVGLVIRRAAELSRLNAELSAAVRARDEFLSMASHELRTPIATLKLTMQSVLRMAQKAPERFSYEWAVPRLETAMRQVERTGQLIDYLLDISRIRSGRLTLEIEDVDLGEVVRRVAERFADPLAVSGSTLSISIGTDMVGRWDAARLDQVLTNLLANAIKYGAGNPIEIEAARQGSHVYLSVRDHGIGIAPEEQERIFERFERAVGTIHYGGFGLGLWIVRQFIEQMGGHVTVQSAVGQGATFTVELPLAAEVRSGGVQNV; encoded by the coding sequence GTGGCGCAACCGAGCAAGATCGAGATTTCAGGCGAGCCGGTGGATCTCTCCGCCTGCGAGCGCGAGCCCATCCACATCCCGGGCAGCGTGCAGCCCCACGGCGTGCTCGTTTCGCTGCTCGAGCCCGAGCTGCGCATCGTCCAGGCGAGCGAGAGCACGGCCGCGTGGCTCGACGTGGACGCTCGCGCTCTCGTCGGCACGCCTGTGAAGGCCCTGCTCGACGCAGACTCGGCCGCGTGGCTCGGGCGCGCCGTGCGCCGCCCGTCGCTGCGCGCGGTGACCCCGGCCCAGATCAAGGTGGCCGGACGCCCGTTCGAGACCGTGCTGCACCGATCCGAGGGGCTCGTGGTGCTCGAGCTCGAGCAAGCGCTGCACGACGAGGAGCAGGCCTCCGGCTGCATCGAGGACGTGCTCGAACGCCTTCAGTGCGCGCGATCGCTGTCCGAGCTGTTCGAGCTGTCGGTGCGCGATATGAAGCGGCTCAGCGGCTACGACCGCGTGATGGTCTACCGGTTCCACGACGACGGGCACGGCGAGGTCGTCGCCGAAGCGCGCGAGCCCGAGATGGAGCCGTACCTGCACCTGCACTACCCGGCCTCGGACATCCCCCCGCAGGCGCGGCGGCTCTACGCGAGCAACTGCATCCGCCTCATCCGCGACATCGAGTACCGCCCTTCGCCCATCCATCCGCCGAACAACCCGCTCACGGGGCGCCCGCTCGACCTCAGCTACGCGATGCTGCGCAGCGTCTCGCCCGTCCACGTCGAGTACCTACGCAACATGGGCGTGCGGGCCTCGCTGACGATCTCGCTGTTCTGCGAGGGGCAGCTCTACGGGCTCATCGCCTGTCACCACCGCACCCCGCACCTCGTGTCGTATTACCGGCGCGGCATCTGTGATCTCGTCGGCCGGGTCGTCTCGCTACAGATCGAGCTGCGCACGCGCCACGAGCAGGCCGAGCAGCGATTGCACGCCGTGCAGGTGACGGGCAGCGCCGTCGAGCAGATGACGAGCGCAGGCGCGCAGCGGCCGCTGGTCGACAACATCTCCACGCTCTTCGGGCTCGTCGACGCGACAGGGGTGGCCGTGGTCGACGGAGAGATCGCCGTCGAGGGAAAGACGCCCAAGGCCGAGGACATCACGGCGATCACGGAGTGGATGCGCACGAACATCCGAAGCCCGGTGTTCGCGACCGATTGCCTGGCCGAGCACCTGCCCTGGGCAGCCTCGCTCGCGCCCGTGGCGAGCGGCCTGCTCGCGGTGGCGCTCGCGCCCGAGCTCGGCACGTTCTTGCTCTGGTTCCGCGCCGAGCTTCTGCGCACCGTGCGCTGGGGAGGCGATCCGAACGTGCCCGCGACCGTCGATCCGAGGACCCTCCGCCTCTGCCCACGCACCTCGTTCGCCATCTGGCAGCAGACCGTTCGCGGGCGCTCGCACCCCTGGCAGTCGTGGGAGGTCGCGACCGCGGGGGAGATGCGCGGGGCCATGGTGGGCCTCGTCATCCGCAGGGCGGCCGAGCTGTCGCGGCTCAACGCGGAGCTGTCGGCCGCGGTGCGGGCGCGCGACGAGTTCCTCTCGATGGCCTCGCACGAGCTGCGCACGCCCATCGCGACGCTCAAGCTCACGATGCAGAGCGTGCTCAGGATGGCGCAGAAGGCGCCCGAGCGCTTCTCCTACGAGTGGGCGGTGCCCAGGCTCGAGACCGCGATGCGCCAGGTCGAGCGCACCGGGCAGCTCATCGACTACCTGCTCGACATCTCGCGCATCCGCTCGGGCAGGCTCACGCTCGAGATCGAGGACGTGGATCTCGGCGAGGTCGTGCGGCGCGTGGCCGAGCGCTTCGCCGACCCGCTCGCGGTGTCGGGCAGCACGCTCTCGATCTCGATCGGCACGGACATGGTCGGGCGCTGGGATGCGGCGCGGCTCGATCAGGTGCTCACGAACCTCCTGGCCAACGCGATCAAGTACGGCGCCGGCAACCCCATCGAGATCGAGGCGGCGCGGCAAGGCAGTCACGTGTACTTGAGCGTGCGCGACCACGGCATCGGCATCGCGCCCGAGGAGCAGGAGCGGATCTTCGAGCGATTCGAGCGCGCCGTCGGCACGATCCACTACGGCGGCTTCGGGCTCGGGCTGTGGATCGTGCGGCAGTT
- a CDS encoding DNA polymerase IV — MERVIVHVDMDAFYASVEQRDDPALRGRPVIVGGHPRRGVVLAASYEVRPFGVRSAMPMARAVTLAPGAIVVPPRFSAYVEASERIHAIFESVTPLVEPLSLDEAFLDVTASRALFGTPAQIASHVRERIAREIALPASAGVAANKFVAKIASDLAKPNGQCVVPAEETKRFLAPLPVGRLWGVGPKTEAELVKRGLRTIGDISAQDPAQLARALGKLGPHLYALSLGMDDRPVVPDREQKSLGAEDTFEEDLAGHEALAPHVHAQALRVGRRLRRAGLVAGAVVLKLKFSDHTLVTRRTTLREPTDDGGTLHRAALGLLEGMSLDKRVRLTGVTAHDLTRGGGQLGLFDADAARTKRLNTALDRIAERFGPGAVVPADLASQGRESDEEARRRVGAARFDAMEKKKRNDR, encoded by the coding sequence ATGGAGCGGGTCATCGTCCACGTCGACATGGATGCGTTCTACGCGTCGGTCGAGCAGCGCGACGATCCGGCCCTGCGCGGCCGCCCCGTCATCGTCGGCGGGCATCCGCGGCGCGGCGTGGTGCTCGCCGCCTCCTACGAGGTCCGGCCCTTCGGCGTGCGCAGCGCGATGCCCATGGCGCGCGCCGTGACCCTCGCCCCGGGCGCCATCGTCGTGCCGCCGCGCTTCTCCGCTTACGTCGAGGCGAGCGAGCGCATTCACGCCATCTTCGAGAGCGTCACGCCCCTCGTCGAGCCGCTCTCGCTCGACGAGGCCTTCCTCGACGTCACCGCCTCCCGCGCGCTCTTCGGGACGCCCGCGCAGATCGCCTCCCACGTGCGCGAGCGCATCGCGCGCGAGATCGCGCTGCCCGCCTCGGCCGGCGTCGCCGCGAACAAGTTCGTCGCCAAGATCGCCTCGGATCTGGCCAAGCCGAACGGGCAGTGCGTGGTGCCGGCCGAGGAGACCAAGCGCTTCCTCGCCCCGCTGCCCGTCGGGCGGCTCTGGGGCGTCGGGCCGAAGACCGAGGCCGAGCTCGTCAAGCGCGGGCTGCGGACGATCGGCGACATCTCGGCCCAGGACCCGGCCCAGCTCGCGCGCGCCCTCGGCAAGCTCGGGCCGCACCTGTACGCGCTGAGCCTCGGCATGGACGATCGCCCCGTCGTTCCCGATCGCGAGCAGAAGAGCCTCGGGGCCGAGGACACGTTCGAGGAGGACCTCGCGGGCCACGAGGCCCTCGCCCCGCACGTGCACGCCCAGGCGCTGCGCGTGGGCCGGCGCCTGCGCCGCGCGGGCCTCGTCGCGGGCGCGGTCGTGCTCAAGCTCAAGTTCTCCGACCACACGCTGGTCACGCGACGGACGACCCTGCGCGAGCCGACCGACGACGGCGGGACCCTGCACCGCGCGGCGCTCGGGCTCCTCGAAGGCATGTCGCTCGACAAGCGCGTGCGCCTGACGGGGGTCACCGCGCACGACCTCACGCGGGGCGGCGGCCAACTGGGGCTGTTCGACGCCGATGCGGCCCGCACCAAGCGCCTCAACACGGCCCTCGACCGCATCGCCGAGCGCTTCGGCCCGGGCGCCGTGGTCCCCGCCGATCTCGCCTCGCAGGGCCGCGAGTCGGACGAGGAAGCTCGCCGGAGGGTCGGGGCGGCGCGGTTCGACGCGATGGAGAAGAAGAAGCGAAACGATCGCTAG
- a CDS encoding succinate dehydrogenase yields the protein MSTTATLDDARDTKRVFVSSRLGSLLAVAPLGVWTVNHVWDNLAAFQGPEAWQRAVTEHPHPVAHGVTLAVVLLPLVLHTIWGIGRLRSTAPNNTRYGFFANFRYLLQRVSAVGVLFFLGAHMWLAMLKPRLLEGHAEPFADIAHEMHHHGPTLIVYVLGTLGVAYHLANGIGTFAMGWGLAASRKSIRTIERLSIAFFLVLLAMSWAVLYAMWRAGA from the coding sequence GTGTCGACTACCGCTACCCTCGATGACGCCCGCGACACCAAGCGGGTCTTCGTCTCCTCGCGCCTCGGCTCGCTGCTCGCCGTGGCGCCGCTCGGCGTGTGGACGGTGAACCACGTATGGGACAACCTCGCGGCCTTCCAGGGCCCCGAGGCCTGGCAGCGCGCGGTCACCGAGCACCCCCACCCCGTCGCGCACGGCGTGACGCTCGCCGTCGTGCTCCTGCCGCTCGTCCTGCACACGATCTGGGGCATCGGTCGGCTGCGCAGCACGGCGCCGAACAACACCCGCTACGGCTTCTTCGCGAACTTCCGCTACCTGCTCCAGCGCGTGAGCGCCGTCGGCGTGCTCTTCTTCCTCGGCGCGCACATGTGGCTCGCCATGCTCAAGCCGCGCCTCCTGGAGGGCCACGCCGAGCCCTTCGCCGACATCGCGCACGAGATGCACCACCACGGCCCCACGCTGATCGTCTACGTGCTCGGCACGCTCGGCGTCGCGTATCACCTCGCCAATGGCATCGGCACCTTCGCGATGGGCTGGGGCCTCGCCGCGAGCCGCAAGTCGATCCGCACGATCGAGCGGCTGTCGATCGCCTTCTTCCTCGTCCTGCTCGCCATGTCGTGGGCCGTCCTCTACGCGATGTGGCGCGCTGGCGCCTGA
- a CDS encoding RNA recognition motif domain-containing protein produces the protein MGNRLYVGNLSYSTTRETLESAFAAAGEVREVSMPTDRETGQPRGFAFVTMGSAQAANNAIAQLNGMMLDGRTLKVNEAQERPARDGGGGGGFGGGGGGRGGGGGYGGGGGRGGGGGRGRY, from the coding sequence ATGGGTAATCGTCTCTACGTAGGCAATCTTTCGTACAGCACCACTCGCGAGACGCTCGAGTCCGCCTTCGCGGCGGCCGGCGAGGTTCGCGAGGTGTCGATGCCGACGGATCGTGAAACGGGGCAGCCGCGCGGGTTCGCGTTCGTCACCATGGGCTCGGCCCAGGCGGCGAACAACGCCATCGCGCAGCTCAACGGCATGATGCTCGACGGCCGCACGCTCAAGGTCAACGAGGCCCAGGAGCGTCCGGCGCGTGACGGCGGCGGCGGCGGCGGCTTCGGCGGCGGCGGCGGCGGTCGTGGCGGCGGTGGCGGCTACGGCGGCGGTGGCGGCCGTGGCGGTGGTGGCGGGCGCGGTCGTTACTGA
- the ribA gene encoding GTP cyclohydrolase II, whose translation MDGAYEKLQRLVERDKEHDCNGYGPSSVCVRVVGFADLPTRVGRFRIVAFWNNRDAKEHVAMIHGDVVGAEDVPTRLHSECLTGDVMGSLRCDCRDQLLEGLRRIQSMERGILLYLRQEGRGIGLINKVRAYALQDQGLDTVEANLALGFRDDERDYSVAAHMLSSLEVKSVRLITNNPNKIAQLEQYGVTVGGRIPHVIPPNDYNRFYLETKAKRSGHYIDTEGKPHLAEQSDPVMVDGMDEPAEPPT comes from the coding sequence ATGGATGGCGCATACGAAAAGCTGCAGCGGCTCGTCGAGCGCGACAAGGAGCACGACTGCAATGGCTACGGCCCGTCGAGCGTGTGCGTGCGCGTCGTGGGTTTCGCGGATCTGCCCACGCGGGTCGGCCGCTTCCGGATCGTGGCATTCTGGAACAACCGCGACGCGAAGGAGCACGTGGCGATGATCCACGGCGACGTCGTGGGGGCCGAGGACGTGCCCACGCGCTTGCATTCGGAATGCCTGACGGGCGACGTGATGGGCTCGCTGCGCTGCGACTGCCGCGACCAGCTCCTCGAGGGCCTGCGGCGCATCCAGTCGATGGAGCGGGGGATCCTGCTCTACCTGCGCCAGGAGGGGCGCGGGATCGGGCTCATCAACAAGGTCCGCGCGTACGCGCTGCAGGACCAGGGGCTCGACACGGTCGAGGCGAACCTCGCGCTCGGCTTCCGCGACGACGAGCGAGACTACTCGGTGGCCGCGCACATGCTGTCGAGCCTCGAGGTGAAATCGGTCCGGCTCATCACGAACAATCCGAACAAGATTGCGCAGCTCGAGCAGTACGGCGTGACCGTGGGCGGGCGCATCCCGCACGTGATCCCGCCGAACGACTACAACCGTTTTTACCTCGAAACCAAAGCCAAGCGGAGCGGGCACTACATCGACACGGAGGGCAAACCCCACCTGGCCGAGCAGAGCGACCCGGTGATGGTCGATGGCATGGACGAGCCCGCCGAGCCGCCGACCTAG
- a CDS encoding penicillin-binding transpeptidase domain-containing protein — MSPIRAFLFPAALASALTLTTAGASAEPSHLGLHRVRVTNDAAFAVGARGKPVRLTLDPDLQRTAERLLASADAPEAAIVASDVRTGRILVWASRGDRDYVAEPHAPSASLFKIVTAAALLDGGHANEGTRACWSGGDHDIKPADLEGRGSACTTFGEALGKSINVVFARLAKDNLEASDLRRMAENVGFAGDLPIDVPARAGRVEIPDDPFGMARAAAGFWNGKLSPLGALFAMQTIANGGERVRLVLRDPGVPVARVVERRALDPRVARTLTRMLEVTTRRGTCVRAFRRADGTRALPGISVAAKTGTLVGKRPARMFSWFAGFAPTNKPEIAVSVMLANDLTWRTKANVVGRQLLEAYFADRAR, encoded by the coding sequence GTGTCGCCGATCCGCGCTTTCCTGTTCCCGGCCGCCCTCGCGTCGGCCCTGACGTTGACCACGGCGGGCGCGAGCGCCGAGCCGAGCCACCTCGGCCTGCACCGCGTGCGCGTCACCAACGACGCCGCCTTCGCCGTCGGCGCCCGCGGCAAACCCGTGCGGCTCACGCTCGATCCGGACCTGCAGCGCACAGCCGAGCGCCTCCTCGCGAGCGCCGACGCGCCCGAGGCCGCGATCGTCGCCTCCGACGTGCGCACCGGGCGCATCCTCGTCTGGGCCAGCCGCGGCGACCGCGACTACGTCGCCGAGCCCCATGCCCCGAGCGCGAGCCTCTTCAAGATCGTCACCGCGGCCGCGCTGCTCGACGGCGGGCACGCGAACGAGGGCACGCGCGCGTGCTGGAGCGGCGGCGATCACGACATCAAGCCCGCCGATCTCGAGGGCCGAGGCAGCGCGTGCACGACCTTCGGCGAGGCGCTCGGCAAGAGCATCAACGTCGTCTTCGCGCGCCTCGCCAAGGACAACCTCGAGGCCTCCGACCTGCGCCGCATGGCCGAGAACGTGGGCTTTGCGGGCGACCTGCCGATTGACGTGCCCGCCCGCGCGGGCCGCGTCGAGATCCCCGACGATCCGTTCGGCATGGCGCGCGCGGCCGCGGGGTTCTGGAACGGCAAGCTCTCGCCGCTCGGGGCGCTGTTCGCCATGCAGACCATCGCCAACGGCGGCGAGCGCGTGCGCCTCGTTCTGCGCGATCCGGGCGTCCCCGTCGCGCGCGTGGTCGAGCGCCGCGCCCTCGATCCGCGCGTCGCGCGCACGCTCACCCGCATGCTCGAGGTCACCACGCGCCGCGGCACCTGCGTGCGCGCCTTCCGCCGCGCCGACGGCACCCGCGCGCTGCCCGGCATCAGCGTCGCGGCCAAGACCGGCACCCTCGTGGGCAAGCGCCCCGCGCGCATGTTCTCGTGGTTCGCCGGATTCGCGCCGACAAACAAGCCCGAGATTGCCGTCTCCGTCATGCTCGCCAACGATCTCACCTGGCGCACCAAGGCCAACGTCGTGGGCCGCCAGCTCCTCGAGGCCTACTTCGCCGACCGCGCTCGCTGA